A single Denticeps clupeoides chromosome 7, fDenClu1.1, whole genome shotgun sequence DNA region contains:
- the eif3g gene encoding eukaryotic translation initiation factor 3 subunit G, with product MPSIEYDDSKPSWADQVEEEGDEGTLPSPKETIKGSIKTVTEYKIDEDGKKVKIVRTFKIETRKASKAVARRKNWKKFGNSEFDAPGPNVATTTVSDDVFMTFISSKEDLNAQDQDEDPMNKLKGQKIVSCRICKGDHWTTRCPYKDTLGPMQKELAEQLGLSTGEKEKTAEPEPATPIQSKTGKYVPPSLRDGGTRRGESMQPNRRADDNATIRVTNLSEDTRETDLQELFRPFGSISRIYLAKDKNTGQSKGFAFISFHRREDAARAITGVSGFGYDHLILNVEWAKPSNN from the exons ATGCCGTCGATTGAGTACGACGa TTCCAAGCCCAGCTGGGCCGACCAGGTTGAAGAGGAGGGAGATGAAG GCACTCTTCCTTCGCCAAAAGAAACCATCAAAGGCAGCATCAAAACTGTCACGGAGTACAAGATTGATGAGGATGGCAAGAAGGTCAAG ATTGTGCGCACCTTCAAAATTGAGACACGGAAGGCGTCTAAAGCTGTGGCTAGGAGAAAA AATTGGAAGAAGTTTGGTAACTCTGAGTTTGATGCGCCAGGGCCCAACGTAGCCACCACGACAGTGAGCGATGATGTCTTCATGACTTTTATTTCTAGTAAAGAG GACCTTAATGCTCAAGACCAGGACGAGGATCCTATGAACAAGCTGAAGGGGCAGAAGATAGTCTCCTGCCGAATTTGTAAAGGGGATCACTGGACCACTCGATGTCCATACAAGGACACACTTGGTCCTATGCAGAAGGAGCTGGCTGAGCAGCTGGGTCTGTCCacaggagagaaggagaaaactGCTG AGCCTGAGCCTGCAACGCCAATACAGAGTAAGACCGGGAAGTATGTTCCCCCCAGTCTGCGGGATGGTGGCACCCGAAGAGGAGAGTCCATGCAGCCTAATCGTAGAG CCGATGATAATGCCACAATCCGTGTGACCAATCTGTCTGAGGACACAAGGGAAACAGACCTTCAAGAGCTGTTCAGGCCCTTTGGCTCTATTTCAAGGATTTATCTGGCCAAGGATAAGAACACTGGCCAGTCAAAG GGCTTTGCCTTCATCAGTTTCCATCGTCGTGAGGATGCAGCCAGAGCTATTACAGGAGTTTCTGGTTTTGGTTATGATCATCTCATCCTCAATGTTGAATGGGCTAA GCCATCTAACAACTAA